The following proteins are encoded in a genomic region of Streptococcus constellatus subsp. constellatus:
- a CDS encoding CPBP family intramembrane glutamic endopeptidase, whose product MNLLARICPTQPLKYLKWFDIVIVTVLLFGRFIYRSTELYLASLSPSTTTAVADATSKTANDGAAYSSNLELQLLMLALTVVYLLFRRFDFKQLPIRLSWSVLFWIPFIFAVMGILADTVTTLSGEYNYFDPQLWKYIDLLEIFRKFTDLTPMMILYALLNGFYEEFFFLGLLTSVKEKYKWWVLLYSMIIRVSFHTYYGMLWALTIGVGFGLLYYCLYKYKVKNLLPFFLAHALADIYGSSLMYVLISWRK is encoded by the coding sequence GTGAATCTTTTAGCAAGAATTTGTCCCACTCAACCCCTGAAGTATCTGAAATGGTTTGATATTGTCATCGTGACGGTCTTGCTATTTGGGCGATTTATCTATCGTTCAACAGAACTTTATCTTGCTAGCTTGTCTCCGTCCACTACAACAGCAGTAGCAGATGCAACTAGTAAAACAGCAAATGACGGAGCCGCTTATTCTAGTAACTTAGAATTACAACTTCTCATGTTAGCTCTGACGGTAGTATATTTGTTGTTTCGTCGATTTGACTTTAAGCAGTTGCCGATTCGTCTATCGTGGTCGGTACTCTTTTGGATTCCTTTTATCTTTGCGGTGATGGGGATTCTAGCAGATACCGTGACGACCCTTAGCGGAGAATATAACTATTTTGATCCCCAGTTATGGAAATACATTGATCTATTAGAAATTTTCCGTAAGTTTACCGATTTGACACCGATGATGATTCTCTATGCTTTGCTAAATGGCTTTTATGAAGAATTTTTCTTCTTAGGCTTATTAACCTCGGTAAAAGAAAAATATAAATGGTGGGTTCTTCTTTATTCGATGATCATTCGTGTTTCTTTCCACACTTATTATGGAATGCTCTGGGCACTGACGATCGGTGTTGGTTTTGGACTTCTATATTATTGCCTTTACAAATATAAGGTTAAAAATCTCTTACCTTTCTTCCTCGCGCATGCTCTTGCGGATATCTATGGTTCAAGTCTAATGTATGTTTTGATTAGTTGGAGAAAGTAA
- a CDS encoding IS30 family transposase, translating to MSYLHITIIDRLKIEAYLEAGFNQSYIATKLGFHRSSISREIKRCPNKYSAEEAQRQYEELSRLKGRKTACTSLMKKNIERHLKASWSPEQIHGRYQYENKPIVSFKTIYNWIYNGQLEVSVETLRRKGKIREPHETRGKFIIGKPISKRPKEVKRRQSFGHWELDTMVSSRGKSKGCLATFVERKTRFYLAFKIPDRSARSMFSVIETLQKIFPKNFLKTFTSDRGKEFACYPQVEALGIDFYFADAYSSWQRGSNENSNGLLREYFPKRTNLTDITDESLVNALLAINHRPRKCLGYKTAFEALMDEF from the coding sequence ATGAGCTACTTACATATTACCATAATTGATCGGCTAAAGATAGAAGCATATCTTGAAGCAGGTTTTAATCAGTCCTATATTGCAACTAAGTTAGGTTTTCACCGTTCATCAATTAGCCGAGAAATCAAACGGTGTCCAAATAAATATTCTGCCGAAGAAGCACAAAGGCAATATGAGGAATTATCTAGACTTAAGGGAAGGAAAACTGCATGTACTTCACTGATGAAGAAAAATATAGAACGTCATTTAAAAGCATCCTGGTCACCCGAGCAGATTCATGGGCGTTATCAGTACGAAAATAAGCCAATCGTATCGTTTAAAACGATTTATAATTGGATATATAATGGCCAACTCGAAGTGAGTGTAGAGACGTTAAGACGAAAAGGTAAAATACGTGAACCCCATGAGACGAGAGGGAAATTCATTATTGGTAAACCTATTTCCAAACGACCTAAAGAAGTGAAGAGGAGGCAAAGTTTCGGTCATTGGGAATTAGATACCATGGTTTCTTCCAGAGGGAAAAGCAAAGGATGCTTGGCTACATTTGTAGAGCGAAAAACACGTTTTTATCTGGCATTTAAAATACCTGACCGATCAGCTAGGTCAATGTTTTCAGTCATAGAAACACTTCAGAAGATTTTTCCTAAGAACTTTTTAAAAACATTTACATCAGACAGAGGAAAAGAATTTGCTTGTTATCCTCAAGTGGAAGCTTTAGGAATAGACTTTTACTTTGCGGACGCTTATTCATCTTGGCAAAGAGGAAGTAATGAAAATTCAAATGGATTGCTTAGAGAATATTTTCCTAAGAGGACTAATCTAACCGACATTACTGATGAATCGTTAGTAAATGCTTTACTTGCTATAAATCACCGTCCAAGAAAATGCTTAGGTTACAAAACAGCATTTGAGGCTCTTATGGATGAATTTTAG
- a CDS encoding UDP-N-acetylmuramoyl-L-alanyl-D-glutamate--L-lysine ligase: MITIENALKILKNDHNFREIIDKGEYYYNITDVTFDNISYDSRDVTASTLFFVKGDNFKKEFLGKAIESGLRFYVSETDFEVTIPVILVNDVKQAMSLLAMEFYGNPQDKLKLLAFTGTKGKTTSAYFAYHILQQSHQPALLSTMNTTLDGEHFFKSTLTTPESLDLFKMMATAVENGRTHLIMEVSSQAYLKKRVYGLTFDVGVFLNISPDHIGPIEHPTFEDYFYHKRLLMENSRTVVVNSEMDYFQVVAEQVASIEHDFYGQYSDNQIHHSQAFSFETSGILTEKFDIQLIGRFNQENALAASLACLRLGATISDIKKGIAATRVPGRMEVLTQNNGAKVFVDYAHNGVSLANLLSVVQEHQKGKIVLVLGATGNKGESRRKDFGQLLNRHPELIVILTADDPNYEDPIAIAKEIASYISFDVYTIADRKEAIKKALSLTNKEGDAVILAGKGADCYQIINGEKTDYLGDYAIAERYL; this comes from the coding sequence ATGATAACAATTGAGAACGCATTAAAAATTTTAAAAAATGATCACAATTTCCGCGAAATCATTGATAAAGGTGAATACTATTATAACATTACTGATGTCACATTTGATAACATCAGCTATGACAGCCGCGATGTGACTGCTTCAACTCTTTTCTTTGTCAAAGGTGATAATTTTAAAAAAGAATTTTTGGGAAAAGCGATTGAATCAGGCTTACGGTTCTATGTCAGTGAGACGGATTTTGAAGTAACTATCCCAGTGATTCTAGTCAATGATGTCAAACAAGCCATGAGTCTTCTTGCCATGGAATTTTATGGAAATCCGCAAGACAAACTCAAACTGCTCGCATTTACAGGAACCAAAGGAAAGACAACTTCGGCTTATTTTGCTTATCACATCCTCCAACAAAGTCATCAGCCTGCCTTGTTGTCTACTATGAACACGACGCTTGACGGAGAACATTTCTTCAAATCTACTTTGACAACACCGGAAAGCTTAGATTTGTTCAAAATGATGGCGACAGCGGTTGAAAATGGCCGAACTCATCTGATTATGGAAGTTTCCAGTCAGGCTTATTTAAAAAAGCGAGTTTACGGTTTAACCTTTGACGTTGGTGTTTTCCTTAATATCAGCCCTGATCATATCGGACCAATTGAACATCCGACATTTGAAGATTATTTTTATCATAAGCGACTCCTCATGGAAAATAGCCGAACTGTTGTCGTTAATAGCGAAATGGATTATTTCCAAGTGGTGGCTGAGCAAGTTGCATCTATAGAACATGATTTCTATGGACAATATTCCGACAATCAAATTCATCATTCGCAAGCATTTTCTTTTGAAACAAGCGGAATCCTCACAGAAAAATTTGACATTCAGCTAATCGGACGTTTTAACCAAGAAAATGCACTTGCTGCTAGCCTTGCCTGTCTACGCTTAGGTGCCACTATTTCTGATATAAAAAAAGGCATTGCTGCTACACGTGTACCTGGGCGCATGGAAGTGCTGACTCAAAACAATGGTGCAAAAGTTTTTGTTGATTATGCGCACAATGGTGTCAGTCTGGCTAATCTCCTATCTGTCGTTCAAGAACACCAAAAAGGCAAAATTGTTTTAGTGCTTGGTGCAACCGGAAATAAAGGAGAAAGTCGTCGCAAAGATTTTGGACAACTACTCAATCGCCATCCAGAATTGATAGTTATCTTGACAGCAGATGACCCTAACTACGAAGATCCGATTGCCATTGCTAAAGAAATTGCCAGCTACATTTCTTTTGACGTTTACACGATTGCAGACCGCAAAGAAGCTATCAAAAAAGCTCTTAGCTTAACAAACAAAGAAGGCGATGCTGTTATTCTAGCTGGTAAAGGTGCTGATTGTTACCAAATCATAAATGGAGAAAAAACAGACTATCTAGGCGATTACGCGATTGCGGAAAGGTATTTATAG